One window of Gloeothece citriformis PCC 7424 genomic DNA carries:
- a CDS encoding Na(+)/H(+) antiporter subunit B: MKWLYGIAAIAFCLKILFIPHPPANLSDIAIVESIVQDSGVPNAVSGIIFRNRLYDTIFEVVVFTIAIIGASFLLANEKPARMIYQFSDQPSIVLARLGATIAALVSIELAIRGHLSPGGGFAAGVAGGTAIGLIAITSNPEWMQGIYRHWHVATWEKVSVLIFIVLSVITLAGFELPQGQLGTLLSGGVIPILNLLVAIKVALGSWGVILAFIRYRGLF; encoded by the coding sequence ATGAAATGGCTTTATGGAATAGCAGCGATCGCCTTTTGTCTAAAAATCTTATTTATCCCCCATCCTCCGGCCAATTTATCCGATATTGCTATTGTTGAATCAATTGTTCAAGATAGTGGCGTTCCTAATGCGGTGTCAGGGATTATTTTTAGAAATCGTCTCTATGATACGATCTTTGAAGTGGTGGTCTTTACGATCGCTATCATCGGAGCGAGTTTTCTGCTGGCCAATGAAAAACCGGCTCGGATGATTTATCAGTTTAGCGATCAGCCTTCTATTGTTTTAGCACGTTTAGGAGCGACTATTGCTGCATTAGTCAGTATTGAACTGGCCATCCGCGGACATTTGAGTCCGGGGGGAGGGTTCGCCGCCGGAGTCGCAGGAGGAACAGCGATCGGGTTGATTGCGATTACTTCTAACCCTGAATGGATGCAAGGAATTTATCGACATTGGCACGTGGCAACCTGGGAAAAGGTTTCGGTTTTGATTTTTATTGTCTTATCGGTCATAACTTTAGCAGGGTTTGAGCTTCCCCAAGGTCAACTAGGAACTCTACTCAGTGGTGGCGTGATTCCTATCCTGAATCTTTTAGTGGCTATAAAAGTTGCTTTAGGGTCTTGGGGAGTTATTTTAGCTTTTATTCGTTATCGAGGACTATTTTAA